The sequence ATGATCTCGTCGTCGCCGCGCTGGTTCTCGTAGAACTGCTCGGGTGCCGTCGATCCGGGAACGCGCCGCACGGCTAGCGTCCCTCCGTGCGCGGGAACCAGGGCTCGGTGATGGGATCGCGCTCGGGTACGAGCGGCCAGCGCTGGTTCAGCGGATAGTCCTTGCGCAGCGGGTGCCCCTCGAACTCGGGATACATGAGGATGCGGCGGAGGTCCGGATGCCCGTCGAAGCGGATGCCGAACATGTCGAAGGCCTCGCGCTCGGCCCACAGCGCGCTCTTCCAGAGGCCGCTTGCCGTCGGCACGACCGGCTCGGGCCCGTCCACCGCCACCTTGACGCGCAACCGGTGGTGGTGCGGGTGCGACGCCAGCTGGTAGACGACCTCGAAGCGCGGCGTGCGACCGAGGTAGTCGACCGCGGAGAGATCGGCGAGGAAGTCGAAGCGGAGCGCGGGCTCGTCGCGCAGCGCGCGCAGCGACGCCTCGGCGCGGTCGACCGCGACCATGACGACCGCCTGGCCGCGCGTGTCGGCGAGCGGCAGCGCGGTCGCGTGCGGCAGCAGCACGCTCACCCGCGCGAGCAGATCCTCCGGCGTCAATCCCATTCGAGGGCGCCCTTCCGCCAGACATACGCGAGCCCGAGCGTCAGGATGGCCACGAAGACCATCATCTCGACGAACCCGAACATCCCGAGTCGCCGAAACAGCAACGCCCACGGGTAGAGAAAAACGACCTCGACGTCGAACACGATGAAGAGGATCGCGGTCAGGTAGAACTTGACGGAGAAGCGACCCCACGCCGGACCGCTCGACGGGTTGCCGCACTCGAACGCTTCGGACTTGATCGCGGTCGGCTTGCGCGGCCCGAGGAAGCGGCTCACGGCGAGAAACAGCGCGGGTACGACGCCGGCGACGGCGAACGTGAGCAAGACCGGAACGTACTCGCGGTGCATGACGAAACCCGCGCTAGGTATGACGACGCCCTCTGTGTGTCAACCGGACGCGCGCCGTCGGCACGTCGCGTTGACACGCGAAATGGCCTTTACTATCGCTCCGCGATGCCCGACGAGGCCGAGCGCGCGCGCATCGAGCGCGCAGTGCGCGACGCGTTCGGAGCGCGCGCGTCCGTGGGGGCGATCGAGGCGCTGCACGGCGACGCATCGAGCCGCCGCTACGCGCGTGTCCGTCTCGGCGACGCGCCGGTTGCGTCCTGCGTCGCGATGCTCCTCGGCGAGGGACGCTTCGTCGGCGGCGCCGACGAGCTCGGCGGCGGCGCCCCGCTGGACGAGCTGCCGTTCGTGAACGTCGCGCGCTATCTCACGGCGCACGGCTTCACCGTGCCGGCGATCCACGCCGATCGCTCGCGCGAGGACGGGCTGCTCCTCATCGAGGACGTCGGCGACACGACGCTCTGGGCCGCGGTCGATGCGGACCCGTCGCGCACGGCCACGCTCTTCGCCGCGGCGGTCGACGAGCTGGTGCGGCTCCAGGTCGTCGGCGCGACGGCGCCCGATGCTCGCTGCTTCGCCTTCGGCCGCCGGTTCGATGCCGCGCTCGCGCGCGCGGAGCTCGCGCACTACGTCGACCACGGGATCGAGACCCGCCACGGCATCACGCTGCCGGCCGACGACCGCGCCGCGATCCTCGCCGCGCTCGATCCCGTCGTCAGGCCGTTCGTCGAGGGCCCGTGGACCCTCTCGCATCGCGACTACATGGCGTGGAACCTGCACGTGCAGGACGGCCGCCTGCGCGTGATCGACTTCCAGGACGCCCTCGTCGCGCCCGACGCGTTCGACCTGGCCCAGCTCCTGACCGATCGGACGACCGAGCGCCGCGTCGATGCCGCGCTCGAGGGCGAGCTGGTCGCGCGCTTCGAGACCGGCCGGGCGGCCGCGGGGCTTCCCGTCCCGCCGGGATTCGCCGACCGCTACCGGCGTTGCGCGCTCCAGCACGTCTTCAAAGTGATCGGCCGGTTCTACCTGCTGGAGGTCGTGAACAAGCGTCCCGGCTATCTCGCGTACCTCCCGTCGGTCTACGCCGTCGGCGGCCGCATGCTGCGCGAGCTGCCCGACCTGGGCGCGGCCGCGCCGATGCTGCGACGTTGGACCCCGGAGCTCGTCGCGTGATCCGGCGCGCGATGGTGCTCGCGGCCGGTCGGGGCACGCGGCTCGCACCACTCACGCACACGATCCCGAAGCCCCTGGCCCCCGTCGCCGGGCGGCCCTTCCTCGAACACGTCCTCGCTTTCCTTCATGCAGGCGGCATCCGCGAGGTCGTCATCAACCTCCACTACCTGGGCGACCTGATCGAACGGCACGTCGGCGACGGACACCGCTTCGGCCTCATGGTCCGCTACTCGCGCGAGCAGACGATCCTCGACACCGGCGGCGGCATCCTCCACGCGGCCCCCCTCCTGGCCGGAGAGACGTTCGTGGTCGTGAACGGGGACAGCCTCCTCGATCTCCCCCTGCAGGACGTCGTCGACTTCCACCGCGCGCGCGGCGGCGTCGCTACGATCGCCGTGCGCCCGGATCCCGATGCCGATCGGTTCGGCCTCATCGAGCTCGACGACGACGATCGCGTACGTCGCGTCGTCGGGCTGCCGCCGGGCGCCGCGCGGCTCGGGCTGCGCGGCTTCATGTTCCCGGGGCTCCACGTCCTCGAGCCGACGATCTTCGACTACATGGGACCCGACACGGTGTTCAGCATCATGCGTGAAACGTATCCCCGCATGCTGGCTGCCGGGGCGCCGCTCTTCGGTTTCGTGACGACGGCGCGCTGGTTCAACATCGACACACCGGGGGCCTTGGCCGCGTCTGATCAGGCATTACGGACCACCCCGCCGAGGTTCTGAATCCTAAGTTCCTGCCCCCTAAGTGTTTTCCCTACCTGCCCGAGTGCAGAATCGGCTTGCTCGTAGCGGCAGCAGTGCTGTAATAGAGATCAAATGACGCGGCGCTCCAGCCAGGGGGCGAAAGCAGTCACGGGGGGGCCATGGGGCTGACGATCGTCCACAAGAGCGATCTGACAGCGCGCAAGCGCAACCCGCGCGTCGCGCTCGTGCTCGCCGGAGGCGCCGTCACCGGCGGCGCCTACAAGCTGGGCGGCCTGAAGGCGCTCGACGACTTCATGGTGAACCGCAAGACGACGGACTTCGACGTCTACGTCGGTCTGTCGGCCGGATCGTTCCTCGCCGCGCCGCTCGCCGGTGGCGTGACGCCCGTCGAGATGTTGAAGTCACTCGAAGGCACGTCGGCCGACTTCACGCAGCTCCTCCCGAGCGACTTCTACAACCTCAACCTGAACGAGTTCCTCTGGAAGCCGGTCGAGTTCCTGGTGGACATGGTTTCGTACGTCCCGGGGCTCGTCTACGACTTCCTGGTCCAGACGCCGGGCCTCATCCGCAATCTCGAGGACGCCGTCACGCGCGCACGGCGCGAGCCGTCGCTCGACAACCTGCTCGAGTGCGTGAACCCGGTGATCGACGCGATCGGCTCCGCGCGCGAGTTCCCGTTCCCGCTCGCCTACCTGCCGTCGGGCCTCTTCGACAACGCGACGCTCGAGCGCTACCTGCGCTCGAACATCGAGCGGTGCGGGATGACGAACGACTTCCGCGTCCTGTACCGCACGCGCGGCGTCGAGCTGTACATCGTCGCGATGAACCTCGACACCGCCGAGCGCGCCGTCTTCGGCCACGACGAGGACAGCTCTCTCACGATCTCCGAAGCCGTGCAGGCGTCGACTGCCCTCCCCGGCTTCTACAAGCCGGCGCGGCTGAAAGGCGTCGACTACGTCGACGGCGGCGTGCGGCGCACGGCCAACATCGACGTCGCGATCGAGCACGGCGCCGATCTCATCATCTGCTACAACCCGTTCCGCCCGTTCTCGAACCGCGTCGTGCGGCGCTTCCGGCCCGAGCAGAACCGCTACACGCTCGAAGGACGGCCGCTCGCCGACCAGGGCATGCTGACGGTGCTGAACCAGGTCTTCCGCACGCTCCTGCACTCGCGGCTCCAGCTCGGCATCCGACAGTACCAGGACGATCCGCACTTCCAGGGCGACATCATCCTCGTCGAGCCGGCGGAGAGCGATCTCACGTTCTTCAAGATGGCGCCGCTGAACCTGTGGGCCGGCCGCAGCGCGGGTGCACACGGGTATCTGTCGGTCACCGAGACCGTCGAGTCGCACTACGAGCTCATCAAGCAGATCCTGCAGAGCTACGGCGTGCAGATGACGCGCAAGGAGGTCCGAGAGGGCCTCGAGCGGCTGCTCACGAGCGAGCCGTCCGACTCGCCCGACGACGTCCTGCTGCGCGACGTCCCGCGTCGCAACCTGCACGTCGCGTAGCGATCGGTCCGGCGCCGGCGCGCACGGCGGAACATCGCACGTGCGCGTTGCTGGTGAAATCACCGTGTGTTAGCGTCGATCGATGTCCGCTGCCGCCCGCGCGCCCGAGCCTGCGCTCGACGTTGAGGCGGCGAACCGCGAGCTCGAGGGGGCAACGCCGGAGGCCATCCTCGAGTGGACCTGGAAGCAGTTCCGGCCACACGTGATCCTCACCTGCTCGTTCCAGCACGACGGCGTGGTCCTCGCACACATGCTGCGGGAGATTGCGCCCGAGGTTCCGGTCGCGTTCATCAACACCGGCTTCCACTTCCCCGAGACCCTGGCCTACCGGGACGAGATCCAGCGCCGCTTCGGCATCGAGCTCGTGGAGCTGCTCCCCATCGTGCCGCGCGACCAGTTCGCCAAGGAGCACGGTCTCGATCTGTACGCCCGCAACCCCGACCTGTGTTGCCACATCAACAAGGTGGAGCCGTTGAAGCGCTTCCTCCCCGGCGTGCGGGCCTGGATCAACGGCCGCCGGCGCGATCAGGCCGCCACACGACAGAGCCTGCGCGCCATCGAGGCGTTCCAGGGGTCGTTGCACAAGGTGAACCCGCTCTTGTCGTGGACCTCGCGCGAGACGTTCCATTACATGGAGCGACACGGCATCCCGACGCATCCGCTCTTCGATCAGGGTTACGCGAGCATCGGCTGCGCACCATGCACGCGCCCGGTGCTGCCGGGCGAGAACGAGCGCGACGGCCGGTGGGCCGGGACCGGCAAGGTCGAGTGCGGGCTCCACACGTTCCTCGATCCCAAAGCGTGATCCGTACCGGCGCGCGTCAGGACGGCTCTTCGTCCGCGTCGTCGCGCTCGGCCATCGCCTCCGGGTAGAGTTCCAGCAGCCCCTCCCCGAGACGTTGCACGAGCCAGCGGTGCGCCTGGCGGACGCATGTCTGCCAGGCCGGTCCCGCGATCGGCCAATGACCGGCACCGGAGAGTTCGCGCGCATCGGCTCCGAGATCCTCGGCGAGCCGACGTGCATCGTGCGGGCGCAGCAGCGGGTCCGCATCGCCGTGCAGAATCAAGGTCGGAGGGAGAGTGGCGGGACGCTCCAAGCGGTCGCGTCGCCCGATCTCCGCCACGGTCGCCGCGTCGTCCGATGCGAGCGTCCGACGGAACGTCTCCGGGAGGTCGGCGAAGGCGGCGTCCGCGAGCGGACCCCGGGGCGGCGCGACGAGCCGTCGTCGCATCGCCGCCCAGACGAGTCCCCAGGACCATGTGAGCGTGTGCGTCGCCGCACTCCCGGCGACCAGGGGTGACACGAGCACCAGAGCAGCGACGGACTCGTGCCCGGCCGCGGCGAGCGCCACCAGCGCCCCCGCGTCGTGCCCGGCCAGCACGACGCGGCCCGGGATCCGCGAGACGATCTCGGCGACCGCCCGGCCCCGCGCGGCGATCCCCCCGGGCACGCCGCGCAGGTCGACCAGCGTCCCCTGCCACCCCCGGTGGCCGAAGAACGTCGCGGGTCCCCGCCACACGTCCGATCCGACCCACAGGCCGGGCAGAAAGACGAGCGACGCCCCATATCGGGGTCCCTCGGGATGGATCTGCACCGTCACGAGCATCGCCGATCGCGCCATACGCCGAACGTCGCCCACGAAAAAGGCCCTCGGCGTTTCGCCTGAGGGCCTTTCTCCGGACCCACGGTGGGCCCGCTCTCGCCTGAGAGAAGATAACTCGAAACTACGTTGCTACGTGCCTAGCAAACAGAAGCGCAGCCCGCTGGGCTGCGGGTGTTACTTCTTCTTCTTCGCGGCCTTCTTCTTTGCCGGAGCCTTCTTCTTCGCCTTGCTCGCCTTCTTCCTTGCCATACCCTAATCCTCCTGTTGGGAGGCCGCTCGTAGCTGACCTCCAGCCGTTCCCAGGCGAGAACCGCCTCCCCTCCACTACCTCATCCACGACGGAGTATAGAGGCGCATTCGTGCAATAGTCAAGCGACGACCACCGTTTTGGAAAAATATTTTTAAAATTGCCCCACGTCGTTCGGGAAGAATCCGGCCATAGAATGTCGTTCTCGCATCGCTCGATGCCGCTCCGACAGAGTGTTCTACGCGGAACCATTGCCTCCCTGCAGGCTTTCCGTTACGAGCGATGGCGGTGCGGTGGAGTGGAGGCCACGCGGTCACGGGACTGCTGTTGCTCGCGATCGCAGCGGTCGCGTACTCCGCGGTCGCCGGACACGACGGCGTGACCCACCTGCTGGCGCTGCGCGCCGAGCGACAGCGCCTCGGCGAAGAAGCCGTCGCGCTCCTGCAGCAGAACACGAGCCTCCGCGATCAAGTGAAGCGGCTGAAGACCGACGACCGGTTTCTCGAATCGATCGCGCGCCGCGAGCTGGGGCTCGTTCGCCCCAACGAAGTCGTCTATCGATTCCGCCGCCCCGCCAAGCCCGCGACGCAATAGGTCTCAGCCCTCTCGCTCGCCCGACGCGAATTCCTCGTACTCGTCGAGGTCCATCAGGTCTTCGAGTTCCGCTTCGTCGGCCAGCTCGATCTCGACGAGCCAGCCCTCGTGCAACGGGTCCTCGTTCACGATGCGCGGCTGGTCCTCGAGCTCGGTGTTGATCGCGGTG is a genomic window of Candidatus Eisenbacteria bacterium containing:
- a CDS encoding septum formation initiator family protein, whose amino-acid sequence is MAVRWSGGHAVTGLLLLAIAAVAYSAVAGHDGVTHLLALRAERQRLGEEAVALLQQNTSLRDQVKRLKTDDRFLESIARRELGLVRPNEVVYRFRRPAKPATQ
- a CDS encoding NADH-quinone oxidoreductase subunit A, translating into MHREYVPVLLTFAVAGVVPALFLAVSRFLGPRKPTAIKSEAFECGNPSSGPAWGRFSVKFYLTAILFIVFDVEVVFLYPWALLFRRLGMFGFVEMMVFVAILTLGLAYVWRKGALEWD
- a CDS encoding phosphotransferase — encoded protein: MPDEAERARIERAVRDAFGARASVGAIEALHGDASSRRYARVRLGDAPVASCVAMLLGEGRFVGGADELGGGAPLDELPFVNVARYLTAHGFTVPAIHADRSREDGLLLIEDVGDTTLWAAVDADPSRTATLFAAAVDELVRLQVVGATAPDARCFAFGRRFDAALARAELAHYVDHGIETRHGITLPADDRAAILAALDPVVRPFVEGPWTLSHRDYMAWNLHVQDGRLRVIDFQDALVAPDAFDLAQLLTDRTTERRVDAALEGELVARFETGRAAAGLPVPPGFADRYRRCALQHVFKVIGRFYLLEVVNKRPGYLAYLPSVYAVGGRMLRELPDLGAAAPMLRRWTPELVA
- a CDS encoding NDP-sugar synthase; protein product: MIRRAMVLAAGRGTRLAPLTHTIPKPLAPVAGRPFLEHVLAFLHAGGIREVVINLHYLGDLIERHVGDGHRFGLMVRYSREQTILDTGGGILHAAPLLAGETFVVVNGDSLLDLPLQDVVDFHRARGGVATIAVRPDPDADRFGLIELDDDDRVRRVVGLPPGAARLGLRGFMFPGLHVLEPTIFDYMGPDTVFSIMRETYPRMLAAGAPLFGFVTTARWFNIDTPGALAASDQALRTTPPRF
- a CDS encoding alpha/beta hydrolase: MARSAMLVTVQIHPEGPRYGASLVFLPGLWVGSDVWRGPATFFGHRGWQGTLVDLRGVPGGIAARGRAVAEIVSRIPGRVVLAGHDAGALVALAAAGHESVAALVLVSPLVAGSAATHTLTWSWGLVWAAMRRRLVAPPRGPLADAAFADLPETFRRTLASDDAATVAEIGRRDRLERPATLPPTLILHGDADPLLRPHDARRLAEDLGADARELSGAGHWPIAGPAWQTCVRQAHRWLVQRLGEGLLELYPEAMAERDDADEEPS
- a CDS encoding patatin-like phospholipase family protein, coding for MGLTIVHKSDLTARKRNPRVALVLAGGAVTGGAYKLGGLKALDDFMVNRKTTDFDVYVGLSAGSFLAAPLAGGVTPVEMLKSLEGTSADFTQLLPSDFYNLNLNEFLWKPVEFLVDMVSYVPGLVYDFLVQTPGLIRNLEDAVTRARREPSLDNLLECVNPVIDAIGSAREFPFPLAYLPSGLFDNATLERYLRSNIERCGMTNDFRVLYRTRGVELYIVAMNLDTAERAVFGHDEDSSLTISEAVQASTALPGFYKPARLKGVDYVDGGVRRTANIDVAIEHGADLIICYNPFRPFSNRVVRRFRPEQNRYTLEGRPLADQGMLTVLNQVFRTLLHSRLQLGIRQYQDDPHFQGDIILVEPAESDLTFFKMAPLNLWAGRSAGAHGYLSVTETVESHYELIKQILQSYGVQMTRKEVREGLERLLTSEPSDSPDDVLLRDVPRRNLHVA
- a CDS encoding phosphoadenylyl-sulfate reductase, with the translated sequence MSAAARAPEPALDVEAANRELEGATPEAILEWTWKQFRPHVILTCSFQHDGVVLAHMLREIAPEVPVAFINTGFHFPETLAYRDEIQRRFGIELVELLPIVPRDQFAKEHGLDLYARNPDLCCHINKVEPLKRFLPGVRAWINGRRRDQAATRQSLRAIEAFQGSLHKVNPLLSWTSRETFHYMERHGIPTHPLFDQGYASIGCAPCTRPVLPGENERDGRWAGTGKVECGLHTFLDPKA
- a CDS encoding NADH-quinone oxidoreductase subunit C, yielding MGLTPEDLLARVSVLLPHATALPLADTRGQAVVMVAVDRAEASLRALRDEPALRFDFLADLSAVDYLGRTPRFEVVYQLASHPHHHRLRVKVAVDGPEPVVPTASGLWKSALWAEREAFDMFGIRFDGHPDLRRILMYPEFEGHPLRKDYPLNQRWPLVPERDPITEPWFPRTEGR